GGACGATAGCTGAACTCCACGCTGAATGCGCCGGCGGGGATCGGCGCGCCGAGCAATGCGCCGTTGACCGCAATCGTCGGCGCCTCTCGCCCGTTGATCAACGCGACCCAGTTCCAGTGGTAAGCCTGGCTGACGACCAGCAACGTCGGCGCGTCGGCGTTCACGGCAACCTTGATGTAGCCGGGGGACTTGCCTTCGACGGCAGCGCTGCCGTTTGCGCCACGCGGGACTCGGTCTTCGGGCATGTGGACGATAACTGCCTCGCCGAATGGATCGAAGTCGGGCGCGCGCATGCGCGCGTACATCGCCGCTTCGGATGGCGCGCCGGTGATGCGGCGGGGAATCCACGCGCCGTTGAACGTCTGCGGCTCCCAATCCAGCCGATAGGTGCTGGCTTCCTTGCCCTCGAATGTGTCGCGCGCCAGCAAAAACCACGGGATCATCACGCCCTCCGGCGTCTCCATCGCGCCGCGCCACGTCACGGCGTGTCGCGCGTTGAGCAGCTTCACCATCACTTCCTCGGGCGCGTTATCCAGGAACGCCTTATAGGCGCGCAGGACGATAGGCGAGCCGCCGCCGACTTCGTTCAGGCCGGCGATGCACGCGCCGTTGAGCGGCAAGCCGAAATGGTTATACACGCGCGAGTAGCCGTTCGGTCGCTGGGTCGGCTTGATCGGCGCGATCAGTGGATGGGGTGGGAAAGGGTCGGCCATGGGCTGGGTGGCGGTGTAACGGTTGGCGCTAAACACGTCGAAGATGACGAGGCCGAGCAATACGGCACCCCACAGCCGGCGCGGCATCGCGCCTAAACGCGCGCGCCACGCGAAGAGCGCTGCCGTTCCTAGCAGGCCGAGCACGATCAGGGCGAATTTGTCGGCCACAGTAGACAGCGTCGCCTGCGTAGGCTCGCCGGCCAAGCGTTGCGCGATGAGCAGCGCGATCAGCCCACTGAACGCGATCGCCCCCCACAGCCCCAACCCGCGCGTTGCTCGCCACAACCCCAATCGGGCGCGCGGGCGCAGCGGGCGCAGCAGCGCATCCGCTCCATAGGCGGCCAAGGCGCTCAGCGCGAACGCAACGATCACAGCGTGGCGCTCCTGCGCCTGGAACTGGCGATAGCCGGGCGCGAGCAGATACGCCACGTCGAAGCCGAACGCATTCATGCCGAAGCCAAGGACGAGCGCGCCGAGGCCGACGGCAACCCACAGCCAAACGTCCGACCGCTTGCCGGGGGCACGAGCGGCTACGGTGATGGCGATTCCGGCCAGGGCTAACGCCGCGATGCCCACGTAGATCGGCTGCCATACGTTGGTCACGCCGGTGAGCGCGAGTAGCGCGATGTCATGCAGCGCGAAGCCACGCCCGGCCTGCTCGAAGGTCAGCGAGGCGCGCGTCGAAGCTAGCATGAACGATAGCGTGGGGATGAGCTGCGCCGCGCTTAGCCCCACGGCGAACAGCGCGGCGATCCCGCCTCGCGCCAAGCCCTGCGTCAGCAATGTTTGGCATCTTTCGCTGCGCCGCGCCTGCCACAGCCAGAAGACGAACGCGGCGGCGCCGGTGTAAGCAATGAAGAGCAGCGTTTGTGGATGTCCGGCCGTGAAGGCCATGAAGACCAACACCGCCAACAGCGCCGCGGCCGGCAGCCAACGCTGCCGAGTCGCCAGCCATCGGAGCGCCAGCAGAATCATCGGTAGCCAGGCGGCGGTTTGCAGGATGGCCGTCTGCAACATGGCGTAGCCGGTCATAAAGCCGCCAAAGCCATAGGCGACCGCGCCGACGAGCGCGGCGAGGCGATGTAGCCTCGGTTTACCCGACGGGTTGCCGGCGAGGCGCAGGAAGATATACATGCCCACCGCCGCCAGAAGCACATGCAGCATCACTTCCCATTCCAGCGCGCGCAGCGGATATTCCGCCCAGCCCAGCGCACGGCCGATGAGCATGGCGGCCAACACCGGCGGATACAGCACCTGCGACTGTGGGTCGGCTTGAAAGGGATAGCCGCTGTAAAGACATTCCTCGATCACCGGAAAGCGGCCGGCGGCAAATTGCCGATAAGCCAGTTGCCGGTAAGCCAGGAACTGCAAGGTGAAATCGCCCTGCTGAAAGGTCAGCCGATCCGTCGGCGCGGGCGTGAGGATGCGCCAAAAGAACAACGCCCAGAGCAGCGCAAGGACGACGAGCGGCGCGGCCGCCTCCAGCCGGCGGCGCACGCGATGCGAGGTGATGATCATGAAAGCGCGACCAGGGTGAGTATACTGATCGGCGTGTCGCCCAAAGCCCGCACGTGGATCGTCGCCGGCGTGCTCGTGCTACTCTCCATCCTCATCGGCCGCGAAGTCTTCCTCAGGCTGATTGCGCCGGCGCCGCCGCTCAACTTCGACGAAGCCGCGCATAGCCTGCCGGGCTACTACATGCTGCGCGACATCCTGGCGCTCGACCTGCGCGCGCTGTGGGGCGACTTTCACATCCAGACGTTGTGGCCGCCGGGCTTCTCGTTGCTTCAGGCGCCATTCCTGGGCATCCTGGGGCGCAGCGACGAGAGCGCTCGACTGTTCGCCTACATCATGCTCGTGGCGACGGCGTTGATGGCGTGCGCGATCGCCTATCAGATCAACCCCGAGCTAGCAGCATTGGCCGGGCTGGCAAGCGGGCTGATCGCGCTCAGCGCGCCGGGGTGGTTGTTCGTGAGCAGTTGGGCGATGCAAGAGACGCCGGTGGCATTCGTGGTGTTCGTCGCTTTCTGGTGCTTCCTACGGGCGCTGCAGACGCGGCGAATGATCTGGTTCTTCCTCACCGGCTGCGCGCTGTACTTTGCCTTTCTCACCAAGTTCAACTACGCCGCATTTGCCATCGCAGCCGTAGGCATGGTTGACCTCGGCGAACGCCTCCGCCTAATCCGAGCGAAGAACAACGAGCGAGTGCAAGCTCGCCCTTTCTCAATTCTCAATTCTCAATTCTCAATTCTGGCACTGTATGCGCCGTTGGTGGCCGGCATCGTATTCTGGTTCTTCGGCGGGACGGACATCGTGCCGACCGAGGTGAAATGGCGCGACTTCCGCTTCTTCGTCACCAACGAGGACAGCGGCTATCCGTTCTGGAGCTCCGAGAATCTCCTGTTCTATGTGCGGACGACGCTCTACTGGCTGATGCCCAGCCCGCTGCTGGCCGGCGCATCGCTGCTCGGCGCAGCCTGGGCAGTGACGCGCATTCGCCACCCCGGCGTGACGCTGCTGGCCGTGTTCTTTGCGCTGGGTTTTGCGCTGGCGACGATGCATCAGCTCAAGGCCGACCGCTACATCACGCCGCTCTTCCCTTCGCTGTGGTTGTTGACCGGGCTGGGCTTCGCAGAATTGGTCAAAGCGATTAGAGATTGGAGATTAGCGATTGTGCATCATGACTTACACTCCCCACTCCCTACTCCCCAATCTCAAATCTCAAATCTCCCCTTCTTCGTCTCGATCCTCGCGCTCTTTGCAGTTGCGTCGTGGAGCTGGCTGACCTGGCTGCCGCGCTTACAGCCGGTGTGGGCCGGCCACCTCGCCGACGACCTCCGCGCCGCCTCCCATCAGATCGTGCGATGGCAGCAACCCGATCGGCCGGTGCTCATCATCGGCACCTTCGGCGAGCTTAGCCCGCCGCTATTCGAGTGGCGGCTGCGCCCGCTGCCGGCGTTCGCCAACATGCCGCATCCCATCCAGTACGATGCGCCGCCGGTGGAAGGGCCGAACGACATCGCGCGCGTTCGGCGCTGGCTGGATGAGAACCCCGGCGCGCAGGTCACGCTCATTCGCGTAGACGAGGGGTCGCCGTTGTATCAGACCGACGACATGCGCAACAAGAACGAGTGGCGCCAGCGCATCGTGCGCGCTTTCGGCGAAGTGCGCGGCTACCGGCTGGCGAACGAAGTGGTCTATCCCAACAGCGGCCTGATGATTCAGTACTATTTGCCCGGCTGAGTGAACCTGCAACCTGCAACCTGTAACTTGTAACCTGTAACCTGTAACTCGTAACTGGCCGAGATGTCTGCCTTCATCGAAAAGCTCGCACGAGCGCAGCGCAAGAACCGCTCCTATCTGTGCATCGGCCTGGACATCGTGGTTGCGCACACACCGCTGCCCATCCAGCCCTACGACGAGCCGATGCTGCCCTTTGCCCGGGCCATCATCGAGGCGACCAGCGACCTGGTGTGCGCCTATAAGCCCAACCTCGGTTTCTACCTGGCGGAGGGCGCGGCCGGCATGGTCGCACTCGAACGCATCGTGCGTCTGATCCCGCCCGACATCCCGATCATCCTCGACGGCAAATTCAGCGACATCGGACACACCGCCGAGGCCTACGCCCGCGGCGCATTCGAACCGTTTCGGGCCGATGCAGTCACGCTCTCGCCCTACATCGGCAGCGACGCGATTCGCCCCTTCCTGAAGTACGCCGATCGCGGCGTGTTCGTGCTGACGCGCACAAGCAACGAACATGCATGGGAGTTACAAGACCT
The window above is part of the Candidatus Roseilinea sp. genome. Proteins encoded here:
- the pyrF gene encoding orotidine 5'-phosphate decarboxylase gives rise to the protein MSAFIEKLARAQRKNRSYLCIGLDIVVAHTPLPIQPYDEPMLPFARAIIEATSDLVCAYKPNLGFYLAEGAAGMVALERIVRLIPPDIPIILDGKFSDIGHTAEAYARGAFEPFRADAVTLSPYIGSDAIRPFLKYADRGVFVLTRTSNEHAWELQDLEVEARPAMDDQRAGTPMPRLYEKVALMANRWHAEGPGACGLVVGATAPEEMRRIRALAPHLPFLIPGVGAQGGDLAAAVTFGRTRDGLGPVINASRSVIYASRKADFAEAARAAAMKLVEEMRSLGGL